A window of Tetrapisispora phaffii CBS 4417 chromosome 9, complete genome contains these coding sequences:
- the RSN1 gene encoding Rsn1p (similar to Saccharomyces cerevisiae RSN1 (YMR266W); ancestral locus Anc_8.819), whose amino-acid sequence MQLAIGSCGSFVFWSRCVLDIDRPKTIILHTRSMSTTDVTGTSTQQVLTSLVSNGVIFGAFMTGFLLLRIKLKRIYEPKSSFALIAEEKRPEPLPSGLWQWFLPLLKKSDNFIIKQAGLDGYFFLRYLFLIAAYTGCSIVYVFPILLSVNAANGGNSAGLDVLAYQNVTDPKRYYAHVFVGWVFFWGFILLMYRELYYYNSVQQNVVSSNRYAKKLSSRTVLFTTVPKQYLSETEFSKLFDGVKRVWIARAQNGVEKLVKERENMAMNLENILNNLLKKKIKKIGKDIKKNKETDDIKLINRIRYANSIDKIVTVSEFLTDKERPKLRVQKWKFWTKKVDALDYFKEQLPILNAKIGDLQSNQMDSSPFNSVFVEFESQYQAQVASQLVPYHAPLFLTPSYIGIHPQSIIWFNLRMMPYERLIRQTAATASMCALVIVWAFPVAFVGLISNITYLTNKLPWLNFIYKLPDVLLGLLTSLAPTVALALLMMCLPVIIRNAAKFAGAPSTQYVEYYTQQTYFAFQVIQVFLVTTIASAATSTVTQIVEEPTKAMELLAENLPKASNFYIAYIILQGMSVTGSALLQIVPLAIYYTLGKVLDPTPRKKYNRFSKLASLSWGTTFPVYTNLAVIIFSYAIISPIILLFATFGFFLLWVAYLYNLNYVYAEAPDARGIHYPRALFQTMVGLYIGQICLLGLFVVGKGWGPIVLQIVCLVVTVLLHLFLNHCFDHLMKNIPIDTMKPLDGESHTASFKNIYSQKHDDPFGDVKVLPNFPIRKYRSRSGSAGTDVERINSNTLDDKFNIQYEVSNTNNNGLVEMFNGDISATPLLADGDDSAIPTAPFWKRFIFPHTYCSYKAVKNRIPDIYHVPDPDEITDPDELEHAYDYPAVSAKCPYLWITKDPYGFSQSLITDLAEVIKISDEGASLDENGKITWEGTPPSYEYNLDPLRDSDAKDIEINYADSPIDKDDPFTDEGKSPREGEKSL is encoded by the coding sequence ATGCAGTTGGCAATTGGCAGTTGCGGATCCTTTGTTTTCTGGAGCCGGTGTGTCCTGGACATAGACAGGCCAAAGACAATCATATTACACACTCGCAGCATGTCGACGACTGATGTTACGGGTACATCGACTCAGCAAGTGCTGACGTCGCTGGTTTCGAATGGTGTTATCTTTGGTGCTTTCATGACTGGTTTTCTACTGCTGAGAATTAAGTTGAAGAGAATATACGAACCCAAGTCCTCTTTTGCTCTGATTGCTGAAGAAAAAAGACCGGAGCCCTTGCCCAGTGGTCTATGGCAATGGTTTCTGCCTCTGTTGAAGAAATCGgataatttcatcattaaaCAGGCTGGTTTAGACGggtatttctttttgaGGTATCTGTTTCTAATTGCTGCCTACACTGGTTGTTCTATCGTCTATGTGTTCCCGATTTTGTTATCTGTCAATGCTGCAAATGGTGGCAACTCCGCTGGTTTGGACGTTTTAGCTTATCAGAATGTTACCGACCCAAAACGATACTACGCGCACGTCTTTGTTGGCTGGGTTTTCTTCTGGGGATTCATCTTGCTGATGTATAGAGAATTATACTATTACAACTCTGTGCAACAAAATGTGGTCTCTTCTAACAGATATGCCAAGAAACTGTCGTCAAGAACTGTCCTGTTCACTACGGTGCCAAAACAATATCTGTCAGAGACTGAATTTTCGAAGTTATTCGACGGTGTAAAGAGAGTTTGGATTGCAAGAGCACAGAATGGTGTTGAGAAGTTAGTTAAAGAGAGAGAAAACATGGCAATGAACTTAGAAAATATCCTGAacaatttattgaaaaaaaaaattaaaaaaattggaaaagatatcaagaaaaataaagaaactgatgatataaaattaattaatagGATTCGGTATGCTAACTCgattgataaaattgtgACCGTTTCTGAGTTTTTAACCGACAAAGAAAGACCAAAATTAAGAGTTCAAAAATGGAAATTCTGGACCAAGAAAGTCGATGCATTagattattttaaagaacAATTGCCGATTCTTAATGCAAAGATTGGAGACTTGCAATCAAATCAAATGGATTCCTCTCCATTCAATTCTGTCTTTGTTGAATTCGAATCACAATATCAAGCCCAGGTCGCCTCTCAATTAGTGCCATACCATGCTCCATTATTCTTAACTCCTTCATACATTGGTATTCATCCACAAAGTATTATTTGGTTCAATTTAAGAATGATGCCTTATGAAAGGCTTATTAGACAAACTGCCGCTACTGCATCGATGTGTGCTTTAGTCATTGTTTGGGCATTCCCAGTGGCTTTTGTTGGTTTGATCTCAAACATTACCtatttaacaaataaattgCCATGGTTgaatttcatttataaattaCCAGATGTTTTGTTAGGTCTATTGACTTCATTGGCTCCAACTGTTGCTTTAGCTTTATTAATGATGTGTTTACCTGTTATCATTAGAAACGCTGCGAAATTCGCAGGTGCGCCATCTACACAATACGTTGAATATTATACTCAACAAACTTATTTTGCTTTCCAGGTTATTCAAGTTTTCTTAGTTACTACAATAGCTTCTGCCGCTACCTCTACAGTTACACAAATTGTAGAAGAACCAACAAAAGCTATGGAACTATTAGCAGAAAATTTGCCGAAGGCttccaatttttatattgcttatattattttgcaAGGTATGTCTGTTACAGGTAGTGCTTTACTACAAATTGTTCCGTTAGCAATTTACTATACTCTAGGTAAAGTGTTAGATCCAACTCcaagaaagaaatataatcgtttttcaaaattggcTTCACTGTCATGGGGTACAACTTTCCCAGTTTACACAAATTTAGCAGTTATTATCTTTTCTTATGCAATCATTTCTCCAATCATTTTATTGTTTGCCACATTtggtttctttttattatggGTGGCTTATctatataatttgaattatgtCTATGCTGAAGCACCTGACGCTAGAGGTATCCATTATCCAAGAGCTTTGTTCCAAACTATGGTGGGGCTATACATTGGTCAAATTTGTCTATTAGGTTTATTCGTTGTCGGTAAAGGTTGGGGTCCAATCGTTTTACAAATTGTTTGTTTGGTAGTAACTGTTTTATTACATCTATTCTTGAACCATTGTTTCGATCATTTAATGAAGAATATTCCAATTGACACCATGAAACCATTAGATGGTGAATCACACACTgcttcatttaaaaatatctacAGCCAAAAACATGATGATCCATTTGGTGACGTTAAGGTATTACCAAATTTCccaattagaaaatatcGTTCTCGTTCGGGAAGTGCTGGTACCGATGttgaaagaattaattcaaataccCTTGAcgataaatttaatattcaGTATGAAGTTTCcaatacaaataataatggttTAGTGGAGATGTTTAATGGCGATATAAGCGCAACCCCATTGTTAGCCGATGGTGATGATTCCGCAATCCCAACAGCTCCATTCTGGAAGAGATTTATTTTCCCACATACTTATTGTTCATATAAGGCTGTTAAAAATAGAATCCCAGATATTTATCATGTACCTGACCCTGATGAAATCACCGACCCTGATGAACTAGAACATGCTTACGACTACCCTGCAGTCAGTGCTAAGTGCCCATATCTATGGATTACAAAGGATCCATATGGGTTCTCACAGAGTCTGATCACTGATCTAGCTGAAGTAATCAAGATTTCTGATGAAGGTGCATCATTAGATGAAAATGGTAAGATTACTTGGGAAGGAACTCCCCCATCTTATGAATATAATCTGGATCCATTGAGAGATTCAGATGCtaaagatattgaaataaattatgCAGATTCACCAATTGACAAAGATGACCCTTTTACAGATGAAGGTAAATCACCTCGTGAAGGCGAAAaatctttataa
- the CAC2 gene encoding Cac2p (similar to Saccharomyces cerevisiae CAC2 (YML102W); ancestral locus Anc_8.817), whose translation MEAGNLQIYWHESQPIYSLCFQKHTKAKKLITAGGDNKIRVWNLNMNADGTRVETIDFLTSLNQHEQAINAVRFNPAGDVLASAGDDGQLLLWTQSDSSNKDTSINTNIQSLDAKNDGANGNESWFIYKRLNSQTAMSSEIYDIAWSPDGNYIITGSMDNSLRVFDVNKSQQIILVNDNSHYVQGVTWDPQNKFVFVQSADRSLSVYELIFDKNETNKLVNLKLKNKIWKCDLPKHTIDEATKKEKLDFDSTRSSYLFHNETLPSFFRRLDISPCGNLIGVPAGVFRSANAETNSTANNNNQELSNAVYIYSRGYLSKNSNKPILRIPFLKKPAIVVSFNPNLYKLVDPSNAPIKLQYKLIYAIATTNEVLIYDTESSKPIAVIGNLHYTPLTDLAWSEDGNLLMVSSTDGFVSYVSTKNNILGEKLSKEERETICKLDVIIPESGSKDASLLKKEESKPIVNILTVKTKEVKPNEVNRKKLKTANLPNTDFSKNIQIPLFPINNRENDNKKTYYLKKRRGYNLYYYKVNTISICYLKKPLENQQISYNLFNHHNFLKRK comes from the coding sequence ATGGAGGCAGGCAATTTACAAATATACTGGCACGAGTCGCAGCCGATCTACAGTTTGTGCTTCCAGAAACACACGAAGGCTAAGAAACTGATCACCGCTGGTGGTGACAATAAGATCAGGGTGTGGAATCTAAATATGAACGCGGATGGCACTAGAGTAGAGACTATCGATTTTCTAACGTCTTTGAACCAGCACGAACAGGCTATCAATGCGGTCAGGTTTAACCCAGCAGGTGATGTCCTGGCCTCTGCGGGCGATGATGGTCAATTACTGCTATGGACACAGAGTGACAGCAGCAACAAAGACACTTCCATAAATACCAACATCCAGAGCTTGGACGCTAAGAATGACGGGGCCAATGGCAATGAGAGCTGGTTTATTTACAAGAGGCTCAATTCTCAGACAGCCATGTCCTCAGAAATTTACGATATTGCGTGGTCGCCAGATGGAAACTATATAATCACGGGGTCAATGGACAATTCATTGCGTGTTTTCGATGTGAATAAAAGCCAGCAGATTATCCTCGTGAATGATAATAGCCACTACGTGCAAGGTGTCACCTGGGATCCTCAGAATAAGTTTGTATTCGTTCAATCCGCAGACCGATCTCTTTCTGTTTATGAATTAATCTTTgacaaaaatgaaacaaataaattagtgaatttgaaattgaaaaataaaatatggAAATGTGATCTGCCAAAACATACTATCGATGAAGCCACgaagaaagaaaagttAGATTTCGACTCCACTAGATCTTCCTATTTATTTCACAATGAAACTTTACCATCTTTTTTTAGAAGATTAGATATCTCTCCATGCGGTAATCTTATTGGTGTGCCGGCTGGGGTCTTTAGATCAGCAAATGCAGAGACAAATAGTACAGCAAATAACAACAACCAGGAGTTATCCAATGCAGTATACATATATTCCAGAGGCTATTTAAGCAAAAACAGTAACAAGCCAATATTGCGCATACCGTTTTTGAAAAAACCAGCAATAGTAGTTTCTTTTAATCCAAATTTATACAAATTAGTAGACCCTTCTAATGCACCTATCAAATTGCAATACAAGTTGATTTATGCAATTGCTACAACTAATGAAGTTTTAATTTATGATACAGAATCGTCTAAACCAATAGCAGTCATTGGTAATTTACATTACACACCTTTAACAGACTTGGCATGGTCTGAGGATggtaatttattaatggtTTCATCTACTGACGGGTTTGTTTCCTATGTTTCCACAAAGAATAATATACTGGGCGAAAAGTTATCAAAGGAAGAACGAGAAACTATTTGTAAATTGGATGTTATAATTCCTGAAAGTGGTAGCAAAGATGCATCATTActgaagaaagaagaatcaAAACCTATTGTAAACATTTTAACTGTGAAGACTAAGGAAGTCAAGCCAAATGAAgtaaatagaaaaaaattaaagacaGCAAACTTACCTAACACAgacttttcaaaaaatattcagaTTCCACTTTTTCCAATAAATAACagagaaaatgataataaaaaaacatactatctaaagaaaagaagagGATACAACCTATATTACTACAAAGTGAACACAATATCAATCTGTTATCTGAAAAAGCCTCTCGAGAATCAACAAATAAGTTACAATTTATTCAATCACCACAACTTCCTGAAGAGAAAATAG
- the CUE1 gene encoding Cue1p (similar to Saccharomyces cerevisiae CUE1 (YMR264W) and CUE4 (YML101C); ancestral locus Anc_8.816), whose translation MDSSTLTFLLTLLFGFIFIKWTFQSEQHPSTQNLSSNSTTSTANLSRRTNNGATNRRRFKRRVTDDMIEVVLSLAPALHKEQIRYNLEETGSVEETVERFLRGDEFPFPPNYTPTQTMAATGNDTNNENSNDPRKKSNIKPDNLIEKFNVDLDYDFAGKDFNELDISDRKKYLVWKARKAMENVLENDKEMSDLLN comes from the coding sequence ATGGACTCATCGACATTAACTTTTCTGttaactttattatttggttttatttttataaaatggACATTCCAGAGTGAACAACATCCTTCTACACAAAATTTGAGCTCAAATAGCACAACTTCAACAGCCAACTTGTCAAGAAGGACTAACAATGGTGCCACTAATAGAAGACGTTTCAAGAGAAGAGTCACCGACGATATGATTGAAGTCGTATTAAGTTTAGCTCCAGCATTACACAAGGAACAGATTAGATACAATTTGGAAGAAACTGGCTCGGTTGAAGAGACTGTTGAACGTTTCTTAAGAGGTGACGAATTTCCATTCCCACCAAATTATACTCCAACACAAACTATGGCGGCTACAGGTAACGACACAAACAATGAAAATTCCAATGATCCAAGAAAGAAGAGCAATATCAAGCCAGATAATCTAATAGAGAAATTTAACGTCGACTTAGATTATGATTTTGCAGGTAAAGATTTTAACGAACTAGATATTAGCgatagaaaaaaatatttagtttGGAAAGCAAGAAAAGCAATGGAAAATGTACTAGAAAACGATAAAGAAATGAGTgatttgttaaattaa
- the TPHA0I00480 gene encoding putative endodeoxyribonuclease (similar to Saccharomyces cerevisiae YMR262W; ancestral locus Anc_8.814), with protein sequence MFQWKRAGGYGKQNKSDCIEMTSFPYVDAHCHLSTDRIVSHGFGYSNSDSFNYVEYRDVLRCVMSNNQFDLMKVKKIRNNSMLIRSFGIHPWYSHLFTLKDDIGKLEHYREVLQWKDEQEFQKLVEALPPPLKLQQYIDDNFNANEFDVIGEIGLDKLFRLPDNGFYTSVDTGRLTRTQVKISHQVNVFHAMLQLSKQYQLPISVHDVKCHQVLFESVYDILGDQDAINICLHSYTGSVEMLGHFWFKKFNQNRVFLSFSGFINFSNSATAMPLLQSIPKESILTETDFPIDLQTEQELQLEIKKVYNGIREILQFESEDALRALVYNNTQRFLKRDVEQ encoded by the coding sequence ATGTTTCAATGGAAGAGAGCAGGGGGGTACGGTAAGCAAAATAAAAGTGATTGCATTGAGATGACTTCCTTTCCATATGTTGACGCCCATTGTCATTTGAGTACGGACCGAATTGTTTCACATGGATTTGGGTACTCGAATAGTGATTCATTCAATTACGTTGAGTATCGCGATGTCCTCAGGTGTGTCATGTCTAATAATCAATTCGATTTGAtgaaagtgaaaaaaatcAGGAACAATTCTATGCTTATTCGTTCATTTGGTATTCATCCTTGGTATTCTCATCTATTTACATTAAAAGATGATATAGGGAAACTAGAACATTATCGAGAGGTTCTGCAATGGAAAGATGAGCAAGAATTTCAGAAATTGGTGGAGGCACTCCCTCCGCCTTTGAAGTTACAGCAGTATATCGATGACAATTTCAATGCCAACGAGTTCGATGTGATTGGTGAAATTGGACTAGATAAATTGTTTAGACTTCCAGATAATGGGTTTTATACAAGTGTTGATACTGGAAGATTAACAAGGACACAAGTGAAAATCTCCCATCAAGTAAATGTATTCCATGCCATGTTACAATTGAGTAAACAGTACCAGTTACCAATCTCTGTTCACGATGTAAAATGTCACCAAGTCTTATTTGAAAGTGTATACGATATACTAGGAGATCAAGATGCAATTAATATCTGCTTGCATTCTTATACTGGCTCGGTTGAGATGTTGGGACATTTTTGGTTCAAGAAATTTAACCAAAATAGAGTGTTTCTAAGTTTTTCAGGGTTCATTAACTTCTCAAACTCTGCGACCGCAATGCCACTCTTACAATCAATCCCAAAGGAAAGTATATTGACTGAAACAGATTTCCCGATTGACCTCCAAACCGAACAAGAATTGCAACtcgaaataaaaaaagtgTACAACGGAATACGAGAAATCCTACAATTCGAATCAGAAGACGCGTTAAGAGCACttgtatataataatactcAACGGTTTCTAAAGAGAGATGTGGAACAGTAG